The sequence below is a genomic window from Pseudoxanthomonas sp..
TTGGCCAGGTGACCGGCGACGGGCTTGGTGACGAGCGAGGCGCGACGGCTGCCCACGGCGACCTGCACGGCGCTGTAGCCGTCGGTTTCCGGGGTCTTGATCTGGGTGATGCGGTTGGGGGTAGCTTCGATCAGCGTCACCGGAATGGACTTGCCATCTTCGGTGAACACGCGGGTCATGCCAGCCTTGCGGCCGACGAGACCCAACGAATATTTCTTCGCGGTCATGGTCGTGGGCCTCAGGTCAACTTGATCTGCACGTCGACGCCAGCCGCGAGCTCGAGCTTCATCAGCGCGTCCACGGTCTTGTCGTTCGGGTCGACGATGTCGAGCACGCGCTTGTGCGTGCGGGTCTCGTACTGGTCACGCGCGTCCTTGTCGACGTGCGGGGAAACCAGGATGGTGTAGCGCTCGATCTTGGTCGGCAGCGGGATCGGGCCGCGCACTTGCGCGCCGGTCCGCTTGGCCGTCTCGACGATCTCGCTGGCCGAGCGGTCGATCAGACGATGATCGTACGCCTTGAGCCGGATTCGGATCTTTTGGTCCGCCATTGCGGTAGTTCCTTCGTTAAAGAGCGACGGGCGCGGCCTCTGGGATGCCTTGCCCCGGTTAGTCCAAGCTGTTCCAGCTCCCCACCGGCCGCGTGGACTCCACGGACGGAAAGTGCCGGATCGGCTGAGGATTCTTCCTGAAAAACTAGGCGAGCCGGTAAACCGGCCCGCCCAGACATGAAAGTATAGGACGCGTGACACACCCCGTCAACCACCGGGACGCCCTGCCCGGCCCAAGGGCCTGCAGGAAGGCACGCGACACTCCGTGTCTGGCGAACACGAGGCGCTTCCTGCACCTCTTTTCGCGGTAGGAACCAGCGGCCTCCCAGGGGGCGCTGGCGGGTCATGCGATTCC
It includes:
- the rpsJ gene encoding 30S ribosomal protein S10 — its product is MADQKIRIRLKAYDHRLIDRSASEIVETAKRTGAQVRGPIPLPTKIERYTILVSPHVDKDARDQYETRTHKRVLDIVDPNDKTVDALMKLELAAGVDVQIKLT